One Amblyomma americanum isolate KBUSLIRL-KWMA chromosome 8, ASM5285725v1, whole genome shotgun sequence DNA window includes the following coding sequences:
- the LOC144102716 gene encoding uncharacterized protein LOC144102716 produces MGLFLRTSCDVGEGTFWSSAMAEFFNGYLTLSPTGTATFQVSGGVLDFFVLFGNNPNEVVSQYARLVGLPPVPNEELTQIAAKGPVLLPYLTHIVDRELAEGGYRGFNESALVRDADGTVYTCRESDGSVATFFDVTHPVATREWCKLVFLVEYTEYSELNETFSIERPRCVFRLNRSSACSKKDVRMRPDDLCGDARLYISRYGRIRNAYVYLMVKGAYG; encoded by the exons ATGGGCCTCTTCCTGCGCACCAGCTGCGATGTGGGTGAGGGCACTTTCTGGAGCAGCGCGATGGCCGAGTTTTTCAATGGCT ACCTCACGCTGTCCCCGACTGGCACCGCTACATTCCAAGTCTCGGGAGGTGTTCTGGACTTCTTTGTCCTGTTCGGGAACAACCCCAACGAGGTGGTGTCTCAGTACGCTCGACTAGTGGGTCTTCCCCCCGTGCCCAACGAGGAATTGACGCAGATCGCCGCGAAGGGACCCGTCCTGCTCCCGTACCTCACGCACATTGTCGACAGAGAG CTTGCTGAAGGCGGCTACAGGGGATTCAACGAGTCTGCCCTCGTTCGTGATGCAGATGGCACTGTATACACCTGCAGG GAAAGCGACGGATCAGTGGCGACCTTCTTCGACGTGACGCACCCTGTAGCCACAAGGGAGTGGTGCAAGCTGGTGTTCCTTGTCGAATACACCGAGTATTCCGAGCTAAATGAAACCTTC TCGATCGAGCGGCCACGCTGCGTCTTCAGGCTTAATAGGAGCAGCGCTTGTTCTAAAAAGGACGTTCGCATGCGGCCCGACGACCTGTGCGGTGATGCCCGACTCTACATCTCCCGATACGGTCGCATACGGAACGCCTACGTCTATCTCATGGTTAAAGGCGCCTACGGGTGA